Proteins encoded in a region of the Populus nigra chromosome 3, ddPopNigr1.1, whole genome shotgun sequence genome:
- the LOC133687938 gene encoding uncharacterized protein LOC133687938 yields MSLHIGNLSSHIRRDELERVFQRFGRCNVRMKDGYGFVVYEFPPNAEKALRALHKRSICGKPLTLSWSNKQPRPLKRFARTARSYEPQHGGNSDRGGDHVKRKLGSNDQQDYRLSFTQADRNSRIPSSADMHQEEIVNHQDDIEDHTNKEHQGYREDFLDERGRVGPDPMDNDRWGEQFHNPPNEVGVENGVEFDRYDPYEGFDRRNNDENLQKAYSGGTLALQSSQENAGGDHTSDATLNRLSDVKSQETCYKCGGSGHKMRNCPQENASRRNVTRFDSRHTDDIHRSGRGKGDPEKNGSRSWEKLQSSRDAIPGRRLKNDKESSGSGRHEEVTRNGRSAVSKETDWSCKKEYERKRQSRKEMESPKRHGTKKGRRSTSSFLHSDNTTSRLHSTSHSSKQLQRSHSHSRSKSVSSSLRSGSTSLYSRSQSSKTMSRSISPTSLSLSVSLGQALPSSSNKVQLIMKGSSDNATTPESKEVFIEEVQPVEGETGLQGDKHGLKTVAVNDNAVSSSKADTEMEKYQPLQKDNDDCLMMSNSLHKATNSSTQILSEEGTLAAGNLSLEPVLEMECQNSDTFETEHVQVPLKKLDPEALASSSSFHSSSISAGELSSVLKHYGLGCQDENEKPLPAEAYFGSARLWPWEIIHYRRLKKGLISIENYARRVDQNREFGIVDKYIRSSSGWGELHQENL; encoded by the coding sequence GAAAAAGCTTTGAGAGCACTACATAAGAGGAGCATTTGTGGGAAACCACTAACTCTCTCATGGTCAAATAAACAGCCTAGACCACTTAAAAGATTTGCAAGGACTGCTAGATCTTATGAGCCACAGCATGGTGGGAATTCTGACAGAGGAGGAGATcatgttaaaagaaaattggGTTCCAATGATCAGCAAGATTATAGGTTGAGTTTTACTCAAGCAGATAGGAATAGCAGAATACCTAGTTCTGCAGACATGCACCAGGAAGAGATAGTTAACCACCAGGATGACATTGAAGATCACACCAACAAAGAACATCAGGGTTATAGAGAAGATTTTCTAGATGAAAGAGGTAGGGTTGGACCTGACCCAATGGACAATGATAGATGGGGTGAGCAATTCCATAACCCACCAAATGAAGTTGGTGTTGAAAATGGGGTAGAATTTGATAGATATGATCCTTATGAAGGTTTTGATAGGAGAAACAATGATGAAAATCTTCAGAAGGCTTATTCTGGCGGTACTCTTGCTTTACAAAGCTCTCAAGAGAATGCAGGGGGGGATCACACCAGCGATGCAACTTTAAACCGTCTTAGTGATGTAAAATCCCAGGAAACTTGCTACAAATGTGGAGGCTCTGGTCACAAAATGCGCAATTGTCCCCAGGAAAATGCTTCACGGAGAAATGTCACTAGGTTTGACAGTAGGCACACTGATGACATCCATAGAAGTGGTAGAGGTAAAGGCGATCCAGAAAAAAATGGATCCAGGTCATGGGAAAAGCTCCAGTCAAGTAGAGATGCTATACCAGGAAGGAGACTCAAGAATGATAAAGAATCATCTGGTTCAGGAAGGCATGAAGAAGTGACAAGGAATGGAAGATCTGCTGTATCAAAGGAAACTGATTGGTCCTGTAAAAAGGAGTATGAAAGGAAAAGACAAAGTAGGAAGGAAATGGAATCTCCAAAAAGACATGGCACAAAGAAAGGGAGACGATCAACTTCATCTTTTCTGCATTCTGACAACACCACATCTAGATTGCATTCTACATCTCATTCCTCTAAGCAGCTGCAAAGGTCTCACTCCCACTCTAGATCAAAATCAGTATCTTCCAGCTTAAGGTCTGGCTCAACATCACTCTATTCTAGATCCCAAAGTTCTAAAACCATGTCAAGATCAATATCTCCTACATCCCTATCCTTGTCCGTGTCACTTGGTCAAGCTTTGCCGTCCTCTTCAAATAAGGTACAGCTGATCATGAAAGGCTCATCAGATAATGCTACAACACCTGAATCCAAGGAGGTTTTTATTGAAGAAGTGCAACCAGTAGAAGGTGAAACTGGCTTGCAGGGTGATAAACATGGATTGAAGACGGTTGCTGTGAATGACAATGCAGTGTCATCGTCCAAAGCAGACACTGAAATGGAAAAATATCAGCCTCTTCAGAAGGATAATGATGACTGCCTAATGATGTCCAATTCATTGCACAAAGCAACTAATTCAAGCACACAAATACTGTCAGAGGAAGGCACACTTGCTGCTGGAAATCTCTCTCTGGAGCCTGTGTTAGAGATGGAATGTCAAAATTCTGATACATTTGAAACTGAGCATGTGCAAGTTCCATTGAAGAAATTGGACCCAGAAGCTCTTGCCAGCTCATCATCCTTCCACTCATCAAGCATTTCTGCAGGGGAGTTGAGCAGTGTGCTGAAGCACTATGGCCTTGGTTGTCAAGATGAGAATGAAAAGCCTTTGCCTGCTGAGGCGTACTTTGGTTCTGCTCGCTTGTGGCCATGGGAGATCATCCACTACAGGAGGTTGAAGAAGGGCCTTATCTCCATTGAGAACTATGCTAGGCGGGTTGATCAGAATAGGGAATTTGGTATTGTTGACAAATATATTAGAAGCAGTAGTGGTTGGGGAGAATTACATCAAGAGAACCTGTGA